A single Apostichopus japonicus isolate 1M-3 chromosome 11, ASM3797524v1, whole genome shotgun sequence DNA region contains:
- the LOC139976290 gene encoding transcription factor HES-1-A-like, translating to MAPTLQSDSRQIKSRRVSKHLTERKRRARINDSLLQLKTIVYPAVKDEVVQNSKMEKADILDMTLRYVKDIQQKKREGIQPSVDQFHAGYSECLSQVSNFLTSSESMSLETRRRLLTYLADKCLTGTAVDESKQTGSHLAPPSPTETRISPPTPHRMPSLPVSSPSIVYIVPAQAIQPLTQAMVVPQPQCSPTYAVTSPVFNTLPTPPHSPVSAKQHSPAADNGYHKTVLADASLIAASVIPMVTVSTPVSSATQDSNVWRPW from the exons ATGGCTCCAACTTTGCAATCGGATAGCAGACAGATCAAATCCAGAAGA GTATCGAAACATTTGACTGAGAGAAAGCGCCGTGCTCGTATCAATGACTCCCTTCTTCAGTTAAAGACGATTGTGTATCCAGCAGTCAAAGATGAG GTTGTTCAAAATTCCAAAATGGAGAAGGCCGATATTCTCGACATGACACTTCGTTACGTAAAAGATATCCAGCAAAAGAAACGAGAAG GTATACAACCATCTGTTGATCAGTTCCATGCCGGGTACTCCGAATGCCTTAGTCAAGTCTCCAACTTTCTAACGTCTAGTGAGTCGATGTCATTGGAGACGCGTAGACGCCTTCTAACGTACCTGGCTGATAAATGCTTGACCGGGACCGCGGTGGACGAATCCAAGCAAACTGGCTCTCATCTGGCCCCGCCATCGCCAACAGAAACACGGATATCACCTCCAACCCCCCACCGCATGCCATCTTTGCCTGTTTCATCCCCGAGTATTGTCTACATTGTACCAGCTCAGGCGATTCAACCTCTCACCCAGGCGATGGTTGTTCCTCAACCCCAGTGCTCCCCGACGTATGCAGTGACGTCACCAGTCTTTAATACCTTACCAACGCCACCACATTCTCCTGTCTCCGCCAAACAGCATTCACCTGCAGCAGATAACGGTTACCACAAGACAGTTTTAGCAGACGCTTCGCTGATCGCGGCTTCTGTTATACCTATGGTTACAGTCAGTACCCCAGTGTCGTCTGCTACTCAAGATTCTAATGTGTGGAGACCATGGTGa